A single Kwoniella bestiolae CBS 10118 chromosome 8, complete sequence DNA region contains:
- a CDS encoding methionine aminopeptidase, type II has product MAPVAVPTLEDLSISEKEKKPDVVENEEEEGDEEDDVEGDEATGSGDAKKKKKKKKSKKKKSATVTQSEPPRVGLSKIFKNGVYPVGEEVEYKNDTTSRITSAEMREKERLAQDDPSTRYSNIRKGGEVHRQVRAYAQKNIKPGMSMTEIAEMIENGTRALVEENGFESGIGFPTGLSVNEVAAHYTPNPGDTKILQKGDVMKVDFGVHVNGRIVDSAFTMNFGDPSWDKLLEAVKDATNTGIAEAGIDVRLCDIGERIQEVMESYEVEVNGKTYPVKSIANLNGHSIAPYSIHGGVGERPGKSVPIVKQHGSNIDTQRMEEGEYFAIETFGSTGNGRVEEQGACSHYALAQHAPERYTGHHQSAKTLLASIKRNFGSLPFCRRYLEHVGEKNYLLALNTLVKEGIVMDYPPLVDLKPGAMTAQFEHTILLRPTCKEVVSRGDDY; this is encoded by the exons ATGGCTCCAGTTGCTGTGCCTACCCTCGAGGATTTGAGCATAtcggagaaggagaagaaacctgATGTGGTAGAgaacgaggaggaagaaggggacgaggaagatgatgtggagggtGATGAGGCTACTGGTTCAGGAG ATGccaaaaagaagaagaagaagaagaagt caaagaagaagaagtcagCTACTGTCACTCAGTCTGAACCACCCCGAGTGGGACTAAGTAAGATATTCAAGAATGGTGTCTACCCTgtaggagaggaagtggaatACAAGAATGA CACGACATCCCGAATAACCTCagccgagatgagagagaaagagcGTCTAGCGCAGGACGACCCTTCGACCCGATACTCGAATATACGTAAAGGTGGTGAAGTTCATCGACAGGTACGAGCGTACGCCCAGAAGAACATCAAACCAGGGATGAGCATGACTGAGATCGCcgagatgattgagaatggCACGAGGGCGTTAGTCGAGGAGAACGGGTTTGAGAGTGGGATAGGGTTCCCAACGGGTTTGAGCGTGAATGAGGTGGCTGCTCATTATACGCCTAATCCTGGAGATACCAAGA TACTGCAGAAAGGAGATgtgatgaaggtggatttcGGTGTGCACGTCAATGGTCGAATTGTGGATTCAGCATTTACGATGAACTTTGGTGATCCATCTTGGGACAAGTTGCTGGAGGCTGTCAAAGACGCTACCAACACGGGTATAGCA GAAGCAGGTATAGACGTCCGCCTATGCGATATCGGCGAACGTATCCAAGAAGTCATGGAATCCTACGAAGTAGAAGTGAACGGTAAAACCTACCCCGTCAAATCAATAGCCAACCTGAACGGTCACTCCATCGCaccatacagtatacatgGAGGAGTCGGTGAGAGACCAGGAAAGTCGGTGCCAATAGTGAAACAGCACGGATCGAATATCGATACCCAGCGAatggaggagggtgaatATTTCGCGATTGAGACGTTCGGATCGACGGGTAATGGACGAGTGGAAGAGCAGGGGGCTTGCTCGCATTATGCCTTGGCGCAACATGCTCCGGAGAGATATACAGGGCA CCATCAATCTGCTAAGACCCTCTTGGCGTCGATCAAGAGGAATTTCGGCTCGCTTCCGTTCTGTAGGAGGTATCTTGAACATGTAGGAGAGAAGAACTATCTACTTGCC TTGAATACATTggtgaaagaagggataGTTATGGATTACCCACCTTTGGTTGACCTGAAGCCTGGGGCTATGACTGCTCAATTT GAACATACCATCTTGCTGAGACCTACATGTAAAGAGGTTGTCTCCCGAGGTGATGACTACTAG